In Raphanus sativus cultivar WK10039 chromosome 5, ASM80110v3, whole genome shotgun sequence, the following proteins share a genomic window:
- the LOC108858304 gene encoding uncharacterized protein LOC108858304, giving the protein MSKAYDRMEWSFIEAIMRKMGFSEVWISWIMRCITSVKYKVLMNGEPRGNITLERGLRQGDPLSPFIFILCTEALVNLLNQAENQGKITRMRAARACPPIWKSVGQCINFDKSSLLFGKRIPANERQLIKDTLGIQNEGEMGSYLGIPEDISGSKCKLFAFLKDKLLHRVNGWTGRWLSKWGKEVWIK; this is encoded by the coding sequence ATGAGCAAAGCATATGACAGGATGGAATGGTCATTCATAGAGGCTATTATGAGGAAGATGGGTTTCTCGGAGGTATGGATTAGCTGGATTATGAGATGCATAACCTCGGTAAAGTACAAAGTCCTCATGAATGGGGAACCACGGGGAAACATTACCCTAGAGAGAGGTTTACGACAAGGAGATCCTCTGTCTCCTTTCATatttattctatgcacggaagcgctcgttaACCTTCTTAATCAAGCAGAGAATCAAGGGAAGATAACGAGGATGAGAGCGGCACGCGCTTGTCCACCAATATGGAAGAGCGTCGGGCAATGTATTAACTTCGATAAATCTTCGTTgctctttggtaagaggattCCAGCAAATGAGCGACAACTGATTAAAGATACACTTGGAATACAAAATGAAGGGGAAATGGGATCCTACTTAGGAATCCCAGAGGATATCAGTGGGTCCAAGTGTAAGCTCTTTGCCTTCTTAAAGGACAAACTATTACACAGAGTGAATGGTTGGACGGGTAGATGGCTCTCAAAATGGGGGAAGGAAGTATGGATCAAATAA